The genomic interval AGTTTTCTTCTTCTTCTTGTATTGTTTTTGATAAAACTTCTGATAAAAACAACACAACAGACTGTTTTACAATATCTGTATAAATTGTTTTATACGGATGTACAATATGAACCTCTTTTAATGTGTTTAAATTTGAAGTTGGTTTATGAGTTGCTATTATTTGAAGTTGTGTTAATTGTTGAAAATACGCTGCTTTTATATTTCCTTTTTTTGCCTTTAAAACACCTCTAATTAAATATGATTTTAACCCTTCTTTTTCTGTGTAACATTTAACAATTAAACTAGAATCACTATATTTTAATGAACTTAAAACGATAGCTTTTGTAGAAACAATTGCCATTAGTTTACAATTGCAATTTTAGTTGTTCTAGTTTCTGAAGCATCTTCATTAGTTAATAAAACAATATATACACCAGAAGCTACTTTGCGTCCGGCAAGATTGGTTTTATTCCAAACTACTTTTCCTCCTTGTAATTCTTGTCCTTCAACAACATTTGTTTCATGAACAAGATTACCAGAAACATCAATAATTTTCACATTGGTGCCTTTAGGTAAATGAGTTCCGTTTCTACCATCAATTGTAACTGTTTGATGATTTTTTAATGCAGGATTTGGATACGCATACACATCGGTTAATTCTTCTGCATATGGCGCAACATTACTATTATACGCAACAATACCTTTATCGGTAGCGAAGTATACTTTACCTGTTGAATTATCTACCCTAATTTTTAAAATTTTATTGGATGGTAATGGCGAATTATCGGTACTAAAATTTGCTAGCGTAGTTTGTCCGTTTGAATTTGTATATAAAACACCTGCGTTGTCCGTACCAAACCATTTATTATCTGCTCCATCTACCTGAATACTATTAATAGATTGATCTCCTAGTAATTTTTTTGCAATTCCATCATCTAAAATAATTACAGGTTCGGCATTAATATTATCAGTATCAAAAACACCAGAAGCATTACTAAAGACAACTAGACCAGAAGGTGTACCAATCCAAATTCTATTATTTCTATCTACTGCTAAAGATTTTACATTTAAATCTGGTAGACTTCCTTGATTAGAAGTTGTTGTTAATCCTTTTTTTCTTTCACCATTAGGATTAAAAACCATAACTCCATTTCTCCGAGTGCCCATCCATAAAGTATTGTTAGAATCAATAATTAAATCACTAAGGCCAGGAGCAAAAATTAAATCCAAAGAGCTTAAATCATATCCTTTCCATTCTCCAGAAGGAGATAATCTTTGCAATTTATTACTAACCTCTTGGTTCGTAATCCATAAATTACCTTGCTTATCAAAAACAGAATTATTTATTCTAATATTAATTGATGGAAGACTTACTGATATACTCTCTATTGTACTATTTAAATGATTATAAAAAATTTTCGTTTTAAAATCTTCAATAACCCATAAACCACCGGTAGAAACTGAGTTTACATTTCCTGTAACACCAAAAGAACTTATATATACTTTATTTTCATTTTCTGGATCAATTGTCAGATTTGTTAGATCTGTAACAGGAAAATTAGGGTCATAAGGAATATTAATCCATTTCTCTCCATCAAAATTACTATATCCTTGTTTTTTAAAAATTGACCCATAAATATTATTAAAACCACCATATACCACCCATAATTTATTATTCTCTCCTGCTGTTATTGAAAATACATCATTAGATAATGGACCATCTGGATGAATCTCTTTATAATTTGATGGACTTGCACTATCTGACTTTAAAATTCCAAACTCCTTTGTTCCCAAATAAATTTCATTATTATCAAAAAAAGCATTGTTTAGCGTAAAATCAAATTCTGAAGTAGCATCTAGTTCTAGTAATTGATTTAAAGACGTATCAAATATGAATCCTATTTTACTTAAAGCAACTGTAATACTCGATTCAGAGCTTTTAATTCCAATAATTGTTTCAGAAAAATCTCTAATTTGAGAAAGACTTGCATTATCAATCTTATATAAAATTGAATTTACAGTAGTAAAAACTTGATTATTAAAACTTGTAATGTTTTTAAAACTTTGTCCTGAAAAAAATTGATTCCAATTATTAAAATCAATCAAAGAATTACTGGTGACATCTGCAACAAAAACACCTACTTCTGTAGCTGCATAAATTTGATTATTAACAATTGTCGTTTCATTAATGACTATTTCCGTAGAATTATTTCCTATAAAAAAAGTATCGCCAAATTCTAACTTTTCAACATCATATTCGATAATTGCAAAAGGTGTCGAGAGGTATAATTTATTATTAAATTCTGAAATATGATTGATACTTTTTTCACCAGCTTGGTTAAAATTTACAATATCTGCAGAAATGGTAATTGTATTGTCTTCATCTACAACTTCAATTAATCCGTTTTCATAACCAATTACTAATCTTTTAAAAGTTGAATTGTAATGTATTGCTGATGTAACATTGCCAGAAAGTCCTTTTACAGAAGATAGTTTTTCAATCTTTTCTGTTGATATAGTATATGAAAAAACAGCATTATCTGTTAGAGCATAAATAACATCGTTAGTTTTTACAAAATCTTTTACATTGTTGTATGAAAAAAAATCTTCCCAAGAATCACTATAATCAGTTTGTGAAAACAGTATTGATGAAGTGATAAAAAATAAAAAGAAAACAATTTTTTTCATTACAAAAATCTAAAGTTCAAATATATTTATTTATAACGATAAAACGTCTACATTAGTACAATTAAGAATCTCTTTAGATGGACATAGAAATAGAAAGAAAATTTTTAGTTAAAGACACTACTTATAAAAAAGAAAGTTATGATTGTAGGTATATAAAGCAAGGTTTTTTAAACTCAAATAAAAACAGGGTTGTTAGAATTAGAATCATTGATAAAAAAGCTTTTCTAACCATAAAAGGAAAGTCAAACAAGAAGGGTACAACACGTTTTGAATGGGAAAAAGAAATTTCTGTTTCTGATGCTGAAAATTTATTTTTGTTATGCGAAAAAGGGATTATTGAGAAGTATAGATATTATATAAAATCTAATAAACATGTTTTTGAAGTTGATGAATTTCTTGGTGACAATATAGGATTAGTAGTTGCTGAAATTGAACTCGAGAATGAAAATGATGATTTTAAAACGCCTAAATGGTTAGGAAAAGAAGTTACTGGGATATCTAAATATTACAATTCAAACTTAAGTAAAAAACCTTATAAATCTTGGGCATAAAAAAACCTCGAACAAAAGCTCGAGGAAATTTAATAAACCTACCCCCTAAATAAGATTTATAAATATCTAACACATTTCTGCAATTAGACTCCGCAAATATAATACTTTTATTAACTATTTCAAAAAATAATTACTCTTTTTATTTAATTATCATTTTAATGTTAATTAATACCTATAAATTAAAAAAAACAGTGTTAAAAATGATGTTTTATTAATCTTAACATCCATTAATTTCATTTTATATATAAAAATAGATTGAAATAAAGTGAGCGAGACTTCCTAATAAAACAAACACATGGAAAATGGCATGATTATAAGATAATTTCTTTATTGAATATAAAATTGCCCCTATTGTATAGAAGATACCTCCTAAAAACAACCAAAATACGCCATCTTCAAAAAAGTTAGCTAATAAAGGTTTTATGGCAAAAATAACTTGCCAACCCATTAATAAGTACATAGCGGTGGAAAGTTTATCATATCGTCCAGTAAAAAAAAGCTTTAGTATAATTCCTATAAATGCAAATATCCATGTAGCAATAAATAGTATCCAGCCTAACCTACCTTCTAAAATAATTAAAGTAAAAGGAGTATATGTCCCAGCAATTAAAACATAAATAGCTGCATGATCAAAAATATTAAGTTTTCTCCTTTTTTTATCTTCTTTAGAAGCATGATAAAAAGTTGATGCAGCATATAAAATTATAATGCTTAATCCGTAAACAATAAAACTAAAAGGCTTCCAAAAACCATCAAATTGAAAAGACTTATATACTAAAAAAGGGAAAGCAAGAATTCCTAACCCTAAGCCAAAAGCGTGTGTAAGTACATTAAAATACTCTTCTTTTTTACTATAACGGTGAATAGTGTTCTTTGTCATTATCTGGTCTATTTGTATCCTTCATGTATTTTTCATCTTTCACCAATTCATTATAAACAATGTCAAAAGCCTCTTCTCTAAGTGTTGGAATATCTTCTGATGTTAACCCTTTAGTTTCAATAAACTTCGTTTGTTTTATTCTAAAAGTTCCCAGTCCTCCTTTTTTAAAATCCCAAGAAAATAGCCGTTTACAATCGTAATAAATTTGTGGTACTATTGGTATTTGATGTTCTATTGATAAACTAAAAGCACCATTTTTAAAATCTCCTAAAACTACATTTTCTGTGGGTACTAACCCTTCTGGAAAAATAGCTATACTGGTTCCGTTTTTTAATCTTTTTTTAGCTCTTTCATATACATTTTTTCTGCTTTTTTCAGAACTTCTATCAACCATAATAACCACCTTTCTGTAAAAAAATCCAAAAATCGGAATCTTAACCAGCTCTTTTTTTCCAACAAAAACAATAGGGTTTTTACTTAAAACAATCATAACCCAAGGATCAATCAAAGAAGCATGATTTGCAATAAACATATAACTTTGATCTCTCTTAATTTCTTGTTCACAATCAATTTTTAATCGAAAACCCATTCCATAAATCAATAAAAAAGACCAAGCTCGCACCATTTTCCAAAAAGTAGGGTAATACTTTTCATCAGATGTTAAAATCAATAAAAACGGCAACATTAAAATTATTGTAGTAAACATTAAGATGTAGAACCAAGCTCTCCAAATGTATAATAAAGGTATTTTTAAGAATCTCACTAATGCGAATGTAGTAAATTAATATCTTACTGTGATTTTCTTTTCTAAAACAGTATTTTTGCTTCCTTAGAGACACAATTAAAAAAGAAAATGTCAAGAATTTTAACTGGAGTACAAAGTACTGGAACACCTCATTTAGGTAATTTATTAGGCGCAATTTTACCCGCTATAAAACTATCTAATAATCCTGATAATCAATCTTTTTTGTTTATTGCAGACATGCATTCTTTAACTCAAATTAAAGATGGAAAAGAACTACGAGAAAACACCTACAGTACAGCTGCAACTTGGTTAGCTTGTGGGCTTGACATTAACAAAACTGTGTTTTATAGACAAAGTGATATTCCAGAAGTCACTGAATTAAGTTGGTATCTAAGTTGTTTTTTTCCATATCAACGTTTAACCTTAGCACATAGTTTTAAAGATAAAGCTGATCGTTTACAAGATGTAAACGCTGGTTTGTTTTCGTATCCAATGTTAATGGCTGCAGATATTTTATTATACGATGCTGATATTGTTCCAGTAGGAAAAGATCAGTTACAACATCTAGAAATGTCTCGAGATGTTGCTAATAGAATGAATAATCTTGTAGGTTATGTGTTAATTCCGCCAGATGCAAAAGTTCAAGAACATACTAAATTAGTTCCTGGAATTGATGGTGAAAAGATGAGTAAATCAAGAGATAATATTATCAATATTTTCTTATCTGATAAAAAACTACGTAAACAAATAATGAGTATTCAAACCGATAGTACTCCATTAGAAGAGCCTAAAAACCCTGATACTGATAATGTTTTTGCGTTGTATAAATTATTAGCAAGCGATTCACAAATTGAAGAAATGCGTGCTAATTATTTAGGCGGAAATTACGGTTATGGTCATGCTAAACAGGCACTGTATGAATTAATTATAGAACAGTTTGCTGAAGTAAGAACAAAATACAATCATTTTATGGAAAATAGAAATGAGATAGATGAAGCATTAGCCATTGGTGCTGAAAAAGCCAAAAAAGTAGCGAATGAAGTTTTAGCAAGAGTAAGAAATAAAGTAGGTTATTGATTATCATTCATTATTATCTCTTTTATTTTTTTTGATATTAATTTTGTCGCTATTGGTGACCAATGTGTATCATCAAAAAAATACAAATCTTTTTTTTCTTCCATTATTTCATTAAGTATTTTTTTGGAATTTATAAAAATATATTCTTTTTTATATTTTGATAAATATTCAAAGAATATAGGTTCGGGATATTTCTCTTTACTTTTAAAATATTTGTAATAAATATCATACTTATCCGGGCTTGGTAAAACAATTAATTTAACCCCTTTTTGTTTTAATTTTTTTGACAATAAGTTTAATTCTTTATTAAGATTTTCAATTTTATCTTTATTGGTATCTATTGCATTTTTATAATCTTCCTCTGAAAACAATAATTCTTTATTACCTATAGTAAATAACTGTTTACTAGTCTTTACACGATAAACTTTAGAGAAAAAAGCATTATCATCAAAATGATATAAAAAGTTTAATGGGAATTTCACAATACTCGGAGAAAAAAATTTGGGCAGGTCTAATGTTTTTTTTATAATTTCTATGTCTCCGTTTTTATTGCCTCCAATAAGGTCATCAAAAAACAATGTTTTATTAATTTGGATATCATTACTTCTACTCAAAATATATCTTTCAGCTGATTGTATTAAAACATATTTAATTTGTAGTTTTTCAAAAAAATCTCCTTTTATAAAACTATATAAAGTTTTTAATGAATTACAAGACTTATTGTAATGTAAGACACTAATATTTTTTTCTGACAAGTAATTTTGATATCCGTATCCTTTTTGTTGGGAAAAAGAATCACCTATGGTAAACAAATCGAATTTCCTTTTACCATTTATATTTGAAAACTCTGTATATAAAATTTCTTTAGAAAAATCATTCTGGAATTTTTCTCTATAATTTTTAGTTTTATCTATTAAGTACCCTATTCTTAAAAGATCTCCTTTTTCTTCTGAACCAAAAAATAAAAACCCTAAATACGATAAAACAAAAGGGAGAATGAAACATGCTATTTTTAATTTGAATTTTTTCATAACTCTTAAAACTGAAAATAAATAAATTGCATATTATCTTGACTAAAAATGAATATTAAAATAATTAAGGAGAAATAGAATGAATACCTTATAAAAGAATTCCATTTTAATCCAATTTTTTCAATTCCATATTTATTTCTTCTACCAAACCATTCAAACATCATAAATAAACAAATCAAAATCAAAGTCTTTAGTGCCTCAATACCTCCAAAATTATCAGGCATTTCAAAAAAAGAAATAGAAAATATCTCATTAATGTAATTTACAGCATCCTTAATACTTTTTGATCTAAAAAAAATCCAGGCAAATACCGTTAAAATAAAAGTTGATAACATTTGAAATACTTCTTTAACAGATGGAAACATATTATCTTGAGCGACTATATTTAAATGATTTCTATTTTTTTTTGTAATTAAAAAGGGTAAAAAATAGCAAGCATTTAAAAAACCCCAGGTAATGAATGTCCAATTTGCACCATGCCAAAATCCACTAATAATAAAAATTGTAAATATGTTTCTAACTTTTTTTAAAGTACTACCTCTATTTCCTCCTAAAGGAATATATAAATAGTCTCTAAACCATGTACTTAAAGATATATGCCATCTTCTCCAAAATTCTGCAACATCTCTAGAAAAATAAGGAAAAGAAAAATTTTGCTGAAGATTAAACCCAAATAAGCGTGAGGTACCAATAGCTATATCAGAATAACCTGAAAAATCTGCATAAATTTGAAACGCAAAAAAGATTGCTCCTATAAATAATGTGCTTCCATTTAAATTTAAATAATTGTCAAAAACTAAATTAACAACTATAGCAGAATTATCTGCAATAACTACTTTCTTAAATAAACCCCAAAGTATTTGTCTTAAACCATCTACTGCATTCTTATATATAAATTTTCTCTTTTTATAAAATTGAGGTAATAAATTTTGTGCACGTTCAATTGGTCCTGCCACTAATTGAGGAAAAAAACAGACAAATGAAAAGAATGAAAGAATA from Lutibacter sp. Hel_I_33_5 carries:
- a CDS encoding CYTH domain-containing protein; translated protein: MDIEIERKFLVKDTTYKKESYDCRYIKQGFLNSNKNRVVRIRIIDKKAFLTIKGKSNKKGTTRFEWEKEISVSDAENLFLLCEKGIIEKYRYYIKSNKHVFEVDEFLGDNIGLVVAEIELENENDDFKTPKWLGKEVTGISKYYNSNLSKKPYKSWA
- the trpS gene encoding tryptophan--tRNA ligase — its product is MSRILTGVQSTGTPHLGNLLGAILPAIKLSNNPDNQSFLFIADMHSLTQIKDGKELRENTYSTAATWLACGLDINKTVFYRQSDIPEVTELSWYLSCFFPYQRLTLAHSFKDKADRLQDVNAGLFSYPMLMAADILLYDADIVPVGKDQLQHLEMSRDVANRMNNLVGYVLIPPDAKVQEHTKLVPGIDGEKMSKSRDNIINIFLSDKKLRKQIMSIQTDSTPLEEPKNPDTDNVFALYKLLASDSQIEEMRANYLGGNYGYGHAKQALYELIIEQFAEVRTKYNHFMENRNEIDEALAIGAEKAKKVANEVLARVRNKVGY
- a CDS encoding two-component regulator propeller domain-containing protein; protein product: MKKIVFFLFFITSSILFSQTDYSDSWEDFFSYNNVKDFVKTNDVIYALTDNAVFSYTISTEKIEKLSSVKGLSGNVTSAIHYNSTFKRLVIGYENGLIEVVDEDNTITISADIVNFNQAGEKSINHISEFNNKLYLSTPFAIIEYDVEKLEFGDTFFIGNNSTEIVINETTIVNNQIYAATEVGVFVADVTSNSLIDFNNWNQFFSGQSFKNITSFNNQVFTTVNSILYKIDNASLSQIRDFSETIIGIKSSESSITVALSKIGFIFDTSLNQLLELDATSEFDFTLNNAFFDNNEIYLGTKEFGILKSDSASPSNYKEIHPDGPLSNDVFSITAGENNKLWVVYGGFNNIYGSIFKKQGYSNFDGEKWINIPYDPNFPVTDLTNLTIDPENENKVYISSFGVTGNVNSVSTGGLWVIEDFKTKIFYNHLNSTIESISVSLPSINIRINNSVFDKQGNLWITNQEVSNKLQRLSPSGEWKGYDLSSLDLIFAPGLSDLIIDSNNTLWMGTRRNGVMVFNPNGERKKGLTTTSNQGSLPDLNVKSLAVDRNNRIWIGTPSGLVVFSNASGVFDTDNINAEPVIILDDGIAKKLLGDQSINSIQVDGADNKWFGTDNAGVLYTNSNGQTTLANFSTDNSPLPSNKILKIRVDNSTGKVYFATDKGIVAYNSNVAPYAEELTDVYAYPNPALKNHQTVTIDGRNGTHLPKGTNVKIIDVSGNLVHETNVVEGQELQGGKVVWNKTNLAGRKVASGVYIVLLTNEDASETRTTKIAIVN
- a CDS encoding 1-acyl-sn-glycerol-3-phosphate acyltransferase translates to MRFLKIPLLYIWRAWFYILMFTTIILMLPFLLILTSDEKYYPTFWKMVRAWSFLLIYGMGFRLKIDCEQEIKRDQSYMFIANHASLIDPWVMIVLSKNPIVFVGKKELVKIPIFGFFYRKVVIMVDRSSEKSRKNVYERAKKRLKNGTSIAIFPEGLVPTENVVLGDFKNGAFSLSIEHQIPIVPQIYYDCKRLFSWDFKKGGLGTFRIKQTKFIETKGLTSEDIPTLREEAFDIVYNELVKDEKYMKDTNRPDNDKEHYSPL
- a CDS encoding hemolysin III family protein, encoding MTKNTIHRYSKKEEYFNVLTHAFGLGLGILAFPFLVYKSFQFDGFWKPFSFIVYGLSIIILYAASTFYHASKEDKKRRKLNIFDHAAIYVLIAGTYTPFTLIILEGRLGWILFIATWIFAFIGIILKLFFTGRYDKLSTAMYLLMGWQVIFAIKPLLANFFEDGVFWLFLGGIFYTIGAILYSIKKLSYNHAIFHVFVLLGSLAHFISIYFYI
- a CDS encoding MBOAT family protein, with product MGKSIEISRLNIILPVGISFYTFQTLSYSIDVYRRKIRPTRNILSFFSFVCFFPQLVAGPIERAQNLLPQFYKKRKFIYKNAVDGLRQILWGLFKKVVIADNSAIVVNLVFDNYLNLNGSTLFIGAIFFAFQIYADFSGYSDIAIGTSRLFGFNLQQNFSFPYFSRDVAEFWRRWHISLSTWFRDYLYIPLGGNRGSTLKKVRNIFTIFIISGFWHGANWTFITWGFLNACYFLPFLITKKNRNHLNIVAQDNMFPSVKEVFQMLSTFILTVFAWIFFRSKSIKDAVNYINEIFSISFFEMPDNFGGIEALKTLILICLFMMFEWFGRRNKYGIEKIGLKWNSFIRYSFYFSLIILIFIFSQDNMQFIYFQF